One genomic region from Pararge aegeria chromosome 14, ilParAegt1.1, whole genome shotgun sequence encodes:
- the LOC120629657 gene encoding G protein-activated inward rectifier potassium channel 3 isoform X4 has protein sequence MFKRMSGLKRCISQVSMFMTGKPVNSSESAWREELQKYRNARYAARRVRKRVIFKHGDCNVVQWNVAKRRRRYLQDIFTTLVDVQWRWTLLVFALSFILSWLLFALIWWLIIFTHGDLNPPSDSSEPFVPCLQNVNSFTGCFLFSVETQHTIGYGSRTTNEECPEAIFVMCLQSIVGVFIQAFMVGLIFAKLARAKKRNTTLLFSTKAVICLRDGEFCLLFRVGDIRKSHILEAHIRAQIIRKKITREGELLPFYQQELKVGADGEEDRLMFIWPMTIVHKINEKSPLYNLSASDMLRERFEIVVMLEGVIESTGMTTQARSSYLPSEVQWGHRFETMVSFRKDTGEYEVDYTRFNNTYEVDTPLCSAKQLDELRATVSTSQKLDRMLGTIPKTFSNDTLDMSSVDSMSLDEHIEIKIPEARVRENRLMAQNNFVQHINEKSRNASHTHLAVENGLEIFNNNPPHGMTDTRDKEHGHMHRSHSHASMKKAHGLTPNGINHAGNGHDHHKINKSPSENHIEKNSTAPVIPILVTSADTDA, from the exons atgtttaaaagaaTGTCGGGACTGAAAAGATGTATAAGTCAAGTTTCAATGTTTATGACTGGAAAACCCGTTAATTCCTCTGAATCAGCCTGGAGAGAAGAATTACAGAA ATACCGTAATGCACGATATGCAGCGAGACGTGTTCGCAAGCGCGTCATCTTCAAGCATGGAGACTGCAACGTCGTCCAATGGAACGTAGCCAAACGCAGGCGCCGATACCTCCAGGACATATTTACTACCCTTGTGGACGTGCAATGGCGCTGGACGCTACTCGTGTTCGCTCTCTCTTTTATCCTCTCTTGGCTGCTCTTTGCCCTTATCTGGTGGCTTATCATTTTCACCCACGGCGATCTCAACCCTCCCTCAGATTCTTCCGAACCCTTTGTTCCATGCCTTCAAAACGTCAATTCTTTCACCGGTTGCTTTCTCTTCTCGGTTGAAACGCAACATACTATTGGATATGGATCTCGAACTACAAATGAAGAATGTCCCGAAGCAATATTTGTCATGTGCCTTCAAAGTATTGTCGGTGTTTTCATTCAAGCTTTTATG GTGGGTCTAATATTCGCGAAGCTGGCGCGGGCCAAAAAGCGTAACACCACACTCCTCTTCTCGACGAAAGCAGTAATATGCCTGAGAGATGGGGAGTTTTGCCTCCTGTTCCGAGTTGGAGACATACGAAAGTCACATATTTTGGAAGCGCATATTCGTGCTCAGATAATTCGCAAAAAG ATCACAAGAGAAGGGGAGTTATTGCCATTTTACCAACAGGAGCTTAAGGTTGGGGCTGATGGGGAGGAGGATCGGCTTATGTTCATCTGGCCGATGACCATAGTGCACAAGATTAATGAAAAGTCACCGTTATATAACTTGTCGGCGTCGGATATGTTGAGAGAGAGATTCGAAATTGTTGTTATGTTAG AGGGTGTCATAGAGTCAACGGGTATGACAACACAGGCAAGAAGCAGTTACTTACCATCCGAGGTCCAATGGGGTCATCGATTTGAAACCATGGTGTCATTCCGAAAAGATACAGGAGAATATGAG GTGGATTACACAAGATTTAACAATACATACGAGGTAGATACACCGCTCTGTTCCGCAAAACAACTTGACGAGTTGCGAGCCACGGTTTCCACTTCGCAGAAATTAG ACCGTATGCTAGGCACAATTCCAAAGACATTCTCCAATGATACACTAGATATGAGCTCTGTTGACTCAATGTCTTTGGATGAGCACATTGAAATCAAGATCCCTGAAGCAAGGGTCAGGGAAAACAGGCTCATGGCTCAAAACAACTTCGTTCAGCACATCAACGAAAAGTCAAGAAACGCAAGTCATAcacatttagcagttgaaaatGGTCTagagatatttaataataatccaCCACATGGCATGACCGATACGAGGGACAAAGAACACGGGCATATGCACAGAAGTCACAGTCACGCCAGTATGAAGAAAGCTCATGGACTCACTCCAAATGGTATAAACCATGCGGGAAATGGCCATGACCATCATAAAATTAACAA ATCACCAAGCGAAAATCACATAGAAAAGAATTCAACTGCTCCAGTCATTCCCATCCTCGTGACGTCCGCTGACACCGACGCTTGA
- the LOC120629657 gene encoding G protein-activated inward rectifier potassium channel 3 isoform X3, with amino-acid sequence MFKRMSGLKRCISQVSMFMTGKPVNSSESAWREELQKYRNARYAARRVRKRVIFKHGDCNVVQWNVAKRRRRYLQDIFTTLVDVQWRWTLLVFALSFILSWLLFALIWWLIIFTHGDLNPPSDSSEPFVPCLQNVNSFTGCFLFSVETQHTIGYGSRTTNEECPEAIFVMCLQSIVGVFIQAFMVGIVFAKMSRPKKRAQTLLYSRNAVICLRDGQLCLMFRVGDMRKSHIVEAHIRAQIIRRKITREGELLPFYQQELKVGADGEEDRLMFIWPMTIVHKINEKSPLYNLSASDMLRERFEIVVMLEGVIESTGMTTQARSSYLPSEVQWGHRFETMVSFRKDTGEYEVDYTRFNNTYEVDTPLCSAKQLDELRATVSTSQKLDRMLGTIPKTFSNDTLDMSSVDSMSLDEHIEIKIPEARVRENRLMAQNNFVQHINEKSRNASHTHLAVENGLEIFNNNPPHGMTDTRDKEHGHMHRSHSHASMKKAHGLTPNGINHAGNGHDHHKINKSPSENHIEKNSTAPVIPILVTSADTDA; translated from the exons atgtttaaaagaaTGTCGGGACTGAAAAGATGTATAAGTCAAGTTTCAATGTTTATGACTGGAAAACCCGTTAATTCCTCTGAATCAGCCTGGAGAGAAGAATTACAGAA ATACCGTAATGCACGATATGCAGCGAGACGTGTTCGCAAGCGCGTCATCTTCAAGCATGGAGACTGCAACGTCGTCCAATGGAACGTAGCCAAACGCAGGCGCCGATACCTCCAGGACATATTTACTACCCTTGTGGACGTGCAATGGCGCTGGACGCTACTCGTGTTCGCTCTCTCTTTTATCCTCTCTTGGCTGCTCTTTGCCCTTATCTGGTGGCTTATCATTTTCACCCACGGCGATCTCAACCCTCCCTCAGATTCTTCCGAACCCTTTGTTCCATGCCTTCAAAACGTCAATTCTTTCACCGGTTGCTTTCTCTTCTCGGTTGAAACGCAACATACTATTGGATATGGATCTCGAACTACAAATGAAGAATGTCCCGAAGCAATATTTGTCATGTGCCTTCAAAGTATTGTCGGTGTTTTCATTCAAGCTTTTATG GTGGGAATAGTATTTGCTAAAATGTCTAGACCCAAAAAGCGAGCTCAGACCCTGCTTTATTCCCGGAATGCTGTAATATGCCTACGAGATGGCCAACTGTGTCTTATGTTCCGCGTTGGTGACATGAGGAAATCCCATATAGTTGAAGCACATATAAGAGCGCAAATAATTCGACGCAAG ATCACAAGAGAAGGGGAGTTATTGCCATTTTACCAACAGGAGCTTAAGGTTGGGGCTGATGGGGAGGAGGATCGGCTTATGTTCATCTGGCCGATGACCATAGTGCACAAGATTAATGAAAAGTCACCGTTATATAACTTGTCGGCGTCGGATATGTTGAGAGAGAGATTCGAAATTGTTGTTATGTTAG AGGGTGTCATAGAGTCAACGGGTATGACAACACAGGCAAGAAGCAGTTACTTACCATCCGAGGTCCAATGGGGTCATCGATTTGAAACCATGGTGTCATTCCGAAAAGATACAGGAGAATATGAG GTGGATTACACAAGATTTAACAATACATACGAGGTAGATACACCGCTCTGTTCCGCAAAACAACTTGACGAGTTGCGAGCCACGGTTTCCACTTCGCAGAAATTAG ACCGTATGCTAGGCACAATTCCAAAGACATTCTCCAATGATACACTAGATATGAGCTCTGTTGACTCAATGTCTTTGGATGAGCACATTGAAATCAAGATCCCTGAAGCAAGGGTCAGGGAAAACAGGCTCATGGCTCAAAACAACTTCGTTCAGCACATCAACGAAAAGTCAAGAAACGCAAGTCATAcacatttagcagttgaaaatGGTCTagagatatttaataataatccaCCACATGGCATGACCGATACGAGGGACAAAGAACACGGGCATATGCACAGAAGTCACAGTCACGCCAGTATGAAGAAAGCTCATGGACTCACTCCAAATGGTATAAACCATGCGGGAAATGGCCATGACCATCATAAAATTAACAA ATCACCAAGCGAAAATCACATAGAAAAGAATTCAACTGCTCCAGTCATTCCCATCCTCGTGACGTCCGCTGACACCGACGCTTGA